The Candidatus Methylacidiphilales bacterium genome includes a region encoding these proteins:
- a CDS encoding site-specific DNA-methyltransferase, with product MPRYTYRYPGKENRHRWFKFKQAYSKQIVEDILRSQEVCSCRILDPFCGSGTTVLCAAYMNYPSIAIDINPFLTWLTRVKTDIYDKKDIEKCLFILNNFFNQDDLNIVPYRIPDMHNIEKWWSESAIDFLGKLLSLIYTQTDTDEKARNLLLVAFCRTALDLSNVTFGHHSMSLKQKHRCESLAYSQYKDAFRNNLEFITQTAKYNPSCTPEVTIGDAKEIGYIVKDPVRLIITSPPYVNRMSYIRELRPYMYWLDYLQNREDAGQLDWLAIGGTWGQATSKLIEWQPQTDDFRTNCLLSVLENIKRVQAKSSLIVYKYIEKYFHDIWLHFSSIQNILLPSAELYYIIGNSFFYGFEVPTHIIYSEMLKKLGFVNIEIRMIRKRNSNVNLFEFLLTAKWCKN from the coding sequence ATGCCAAGATATACTTATCGTTACCCGGGCAAAGAGAATCGGCATAGGTGGTTTAAGTTTAAACAGGCTTATTCAAAGCAAATAGTAGAAGATATATTACGTTCCCAGGAAGTATGCTCTTGTAGAATTTTAGATCCATTTTGTGGCAGCGGAACTACTGTATTATGTGCAGCATATATGAATTATCCTAGTATAGCTATAGACATAAATCCGTTCCTGACTTGGTTGACAAGAGTTAAAACAGATATTTACGATAAAAAAGATATCGAAAAATGTCTTTTTATACTGAACAATTTCTTCAATCAAGATGATCTAAACATTGTACCGTATAGAATACCCGATATGCATAATATAGAAAAGTGGTGGAGTGAAAGTGCGATTGATTTTTTAGGTAAATTGCTTTCTTTAATATATACTCAAACAGATACTGACGAGAAAGCAAGAAATTTGTTATTAGTCGCTTTTTGTAGGACAGCGCTGGATTTATCTAATGTAACATTTGGCCATCATTCTATGTCATTAAAACAAAAGCACCGATGTGAATCATTAGCATATAGCCAATATAAAGACGCATTCAGGAATAATCTAGAGTTTATTACACAAACCGCAAAATATAATCCGAGTTGTACTCCTGAAGTTACAATTGGTGACGCTAAAGAGATAGGATATATTGTGAAAGATCCAGTTAGGCTTATTATCACTTCACCACCATATGTAAACCGGATGTCCTATATACGTGAGCTACGTCCTTATATGTACTGGTTGGATTATCTGCAAAATAGAGAGGATGCCGGGCAACTTGACTGGCTTGCCATTGGTGGCACGTGGGGACAGGCAACGAGTAAATTAATTGAGTGGCAACCGCAAACAGATGACTTCAGAACTAATTGTCTCCTATCGGTTCTAGAAAATATTAAAAGAGTTCAAGCTAAAAGCAGTTTAATTGTATATAAATATATAGAAAAATATTTTCATGATATATGGCTGCATTTTTCAAGCATTCAGAACATCCTCTTACCTTCTGCAGAGTTATATTATATTATAGGCAATTCTTTCTTCTATGGTTTTGAGGTACCTACGCATATAATATATAGCGAAATGTTGAAGAAATTAGGCTTTGTTAATATAGAAATCCGGATGATTCGTAAAAGAAACTCAAACGTAAATTTGTTTGAATTCTTGCTAACGGCTAAATGGTGTAAAAATTAA
- a CDS encoding DNA methyltransferase — MVTLYHGDCLDVLRDHPDNHYDLIFTSPPYADCRKKTYGGIAPEKYVEWFLPRSKEFLRVLKPDGTFVLNIKEKVVHGERHTYVLELILALKKQGWLWTEEYIWHKKNSMPGKWKNRFRDAWERCLQFNKSKDFKMYQDEVMIPIGDWRTSRLKKLGKNDFVRHNSQNGSGFGRNVSKWLNKEMVYPTNVLHLPTVSSNKHHSAVFPLDLPMWFIKLFSKPGDIILDPFVGSGTTCLAAFLLGRESVGIDIKYEYITMASQRIGQYQKDLFNQPIQIFSSAR; from the coding sequence ATGGTTACGCTTTATCATGGCGATTGTCTTGATGTTTTAAGAGATCATCCAGATAATCACTATGATTTGATCTTTACATCTCCACCCTATGCTGACTGCCGGAAGAAGACTTATGGCGGCATTGCACCGGAAAAGTATGTTGAATGGTTCTTGCCGCGATCAAAAGAATTTTTGCGTGTCCTTAAACCTGATGGGACATTTGTGCTTAATATAAAAGAAAAGGTTGTGCATGGTGAAAGGCATACGTATGTCCTGGAATTGATTTTAGCGCTGAAAAAACAAGGATGGCTATGGACTGAAGAATACATATGGCACAAGAAAAATTCAATGCCAGGAAAATGGAAAAATAGATTCAGAGATGCTTGGGAACGTTGTTTACAATTCAATAAGAGCAAGGATTTCAAAATGTATCAGGATGAGGTTATGATACCCATCGGTGATTGGAGAACAAGTCGTTTGAAGAAATTGGGTAAAAACGATTTTGTAAGACATAACTCGCAAAATGGCAGCGGGTTTGGTAGAAATGTTTCTAAATGGCTAAACAAGGAAATGGTTTATCCAACTAATGTCTTACATCTCCCAACTGTATCGTCTAATAAGCATCATAGCGCCGTTTTCCCTTTGGATTTACCCATGTGGTTTATTAAATTATTCTCAAAACCTGGAGATATCATACTAGATCCTTTTGTTGGATCAGGAACAACGTGTCTTGCTGCTTTTCTTCTAGGCCGAGAAAGTGTTGGTATAGATATTAAATATGAATACATCACTATGGCTTCACAAAGAATCGGCCAATACCAAAAAGATCTGTTTAATCAACCCATTCAAATCTTCTCTTCTGCTAGGTGA